In the genome of Gloeotrichia echinulata CP02, one region contains:
- a CDS encoding DUF2442 domain-containing protein, whose product MLKDIIEVIPQADYQLYLKFEDGKEGIVKVNELIQFTGIFAPLKDLNYFKTVKLNAEWGTIHWDNGADLDPDVLYSLVTNQSIPTYRNQQEYEKTWS is encoded by the coding sequence ATGCTAAAAGACATTATAGAAGTTATTCCTCAAGCTGACTATCAACTCTATTTGAAGTTTGAAGATGGAAAAGAAGGTATTGTTAAGGTTAACGAGTTAATCCAATTTACTGGAATTTTTGCACCTTTAAAAGATTTAAACTATTTCAAAACTGTTAAGCTTAACGCTGAGTGGGGGACAATTCACTGGGATAATGGCGCAGATTTAGACCCAGATGTTCTTTATTCTTTGGTTACTAACCAGTCTATTCCTACATATCGCAATCAACAAGAATATGAAAAAACTTGGAGTTGA
- a CDS encoding DUF4160 domain-containing protein gives MWVCLNSRDNLGGEVMPEICRFLGIIITMYYNDHPPPHFHVRYNQQKAIIDIETLSILEGKLTPRVLGLVIEWAAMHKSELMENWQLARQNNPLEKIEPLE, from the coding sequence ATGTGGGTATGCCTGAATAGTCGAGATAATTTAGGAGGTGAAGTGATGCCAGAAATTTGTCGTTTTTTAGGGATTATAATTACTATGTACTATAATGACCATCCACCCCCTCATTTCCATGTCCGCTATAATCAGCAAAAGGCAATTATTGATATAGAAACCTTGTCAATTTTAGAAGGTAAACTCACTCCTAGAGTTCTTGGTTTAGTAATTGAATGGGCAGCTATGCACAAATCAGAACTTATGGAAAACTGGCAACTAGCAAGACAAAATAATCCCTTAGAAAAAATTGAACCATTAGAGTGA
- a CDS encoding ferredoxin:protochlorophyllide reductase (ATP-dependent) subunit N, whose translation MTVAQQPEALSFECETGNYHTFCPISCVAWLYQKIEDSFFLVIGTKTCGYFLQNAMGVMIFAEPRYAMAELEEGDISAQLNDYEELKRLCLQIKRDRNPSVIVWIGTCTTEIIKTDLEGLAPKLESEIGIPIVVARANGLDYAFTQGEDTVLAAMANRCPDKAPVAETDKNERNAIAKLLNFGKKKEDVAQDESEYVDHPPLVLFGSLPDPVVTQLTLELKKQGIKVSGWLPAKRFTELPVLEEGYYVSGVNPFLSRTATTLMRRRKCKLIGAPFPIGPDGTRAWIEKICSVFGITPKGLDEREAQIWAGLEDYVKLIRGKSVFFMGDNLLEVSLARFLVRCGMTVQEVGIPYMDKRYQAAELTLLEKTCQEMGVPLPKIIEKPDNYNQVQRIYELKPDLVITGMAHANPLEARGINTKWSVEFTFAQIHGFGNARDVLELVTRPLRRNNNLKDLGWDKLVRDEAKI comes from the coding sequence ATGACTGTCGCTCAACAACCAGAGGCTTTAAGCTTTGAGTGTGAAACTGGTAATTACCACACCTTTTGTCCAATTAGCTGCGTAGCGTGGTTATACCAAAAAATTGAAGATAGCTTCTTTTTGGTGATTGGGACTAAGACTTGTGGCTATTTCCTCCAAAATGCGATGGGGGTGATGATTTTCGCTGAACCTCGCTATGCTATGGCAGAATTGGAAGAAGGGGATATTTCGGCACAATTGAATGATTATGAGGAATTAAAGCGGTTATGCTTACAAATTAAGCGCGATCGCAATCCTAGTGTGATTGTCTGGATTGGTACTTGCACTACGGAAATTATCAAAACTGACTTGGAAGGTTTGGCACCCAAGCTAGAATCGGAAATTGGGATTCCGATTGTGGTGGCTCGTGCTAATGGTCTAGATTACGCTTTTACCCAAGGGGAAGACACTGTATTAGCAGCAATGGCTAATCGTTGTCCTGATAAGGCGCCTGTAGCGGAAACAGACAAAAATGAACGGAATGCGATCGCCAAATTGCTCAACTTTGGTAAAAAGAAAGAAGATGTCGCCCAAGATGAATCTGAGTACGTAGATCACCCACCTCTGGTTCTCTTTGGCTCCCTTCCTGACCCCGTTGTCACTCAGTTAACTTTAGAACTGAAAAAGCAAGGTATCAAAGTTTCCGGTTGGCTACCCGCAAAGCGCTTCACCGAATTACCTGTGCTGGAAGAAGGGTATTATGTCTCTGGTGTCAACCCCTTCCTCAGTCGCACTGCTACTACCTTGATGCGTCGCCGCAAATGTAAACTGATTGGCGCACCCTTCCCCATTGGCCCTGATGGTACCCGCGCCTGGATTGAGAAAATCTGCTCTGTGTTTGGTATTACTCCCAAAGGTTTGGATGAACGGGAAGCACAAATTTGGGCTGGTTTGGAAGATTATGTCAAACTAATTCGTGGTAAGTCTGTATTTTTCATGGGCGATAATTTGCTAGAAGTGTCTTTAGCCCGGTTTTTGGTACGCTGCGGGATGACGGTTCAAGAAGTGGGAATTCCCTACATGGATAAGCGTTATCAAGCTGCTGAGTTGACGCTATTAGAGAAGACTTGTCAGGAAATGGGTGTACCACTACCGAAGATTATTGAGAAGCCCGATAATTACAATCAAGTGCAGCGAATTTATGAGTTAAAACCAGATTTGGTAATTACTGGTATGGCTCATGCTAACCCACTGGAAGCACGGGGTATTAATACTAAATGGTCTGTGGAGTTTACTTTTGCTCAAATTCACGGTTTTGGTAATGCGCGTGATGTACTTGAGTTGGTGACTCGTCCGTTGCGGAGAAATAATAATTTGAAGGATTTGGGTTGGGATAAGTTGGTGAGGGACGAAGCGAAGATTTAA
- a CDS encoding DUF5331 domain-containing protein, whose translation MAYFHSFTDSIKQKWLEFFQDNRDWITLHMAVESVYTPDGGKRPSSYLILGVLNALEPKLAQLMFPFSKLNPDADTLIEVLELHFDPEIALGHRFIPNAEPENHRDESADHDANETAGISHTNGFGHKAVFDSPHTTLLVNEPEETQNGFDDFSSSNGHNSQDEFQALVTLEAVDEFGDISFDTETDEKLDETGFEDLNSPDENAFSDVLSDVWGDQTSLHKGEENNDFLGEELSSGVFDESEIARLFPNN comes from the coding sequence ATGGCGTATTTTCATAGCTTTACAGATTCTATAAAGCAAAAGTGGTTGGAATTTTTCCAAGACAATCGCGACTGGATTACCCTGCACATGGCAGTGGAATCAGTCTACACCCCCGATGGGGGGAAGCGACCATCCTCTTACCTCATCCTGGGAGTTTTGAACGCCCTAGAGCCGAAACTAGCGCAGTTGATGTTTCCCTTTTCTAAACTGAATCCTGATGCTGATACCCTGATCGAAGTGCTGGAGTTGCATTTTGACCCAGAAATCGCGCTCGGTCATCGCTTCATTCCCAACGCCGAACCAGAGAATCATCGTGATGAGTCAGCGGATCACGACGCTAATGAAACTGCGGGAATTTCTCATACAAATGGCTTTGGACACAAGGCCGTTTTCGATTCCCCTCATACTACCTTGCTGGTAAACGAGCCAGAGGAAACCCAAAATGGGTTTGACGATTTTTCTTCATCCAACGGACACAATTCCCAAGATGAGTTCCAGGCGTTAGTAACTTTAGAAGCGGTGGATGAATTTGGCGATATTTCCTTCGATACGGAAACAGACGAAAAACTGGATGAAACGGGATTTGAAGATCTAAATTCACCAGACGAAAATGCCTTTAGCGATGTGTTGTCAGATGTCTGGGGAGATCAAACATCATTGCACAAAGGTGAAGAAAATAACGACTTCCTTGGGGAAGAACTGTCATCTGGAGTTTTTGACGAATCAGAGATTGCGCGTCTCTTCCCCAACAATTAA
- the bchL gene encoding ferredoxin:protochlorophyllide reductase (ATP-dependent) iron-sulfur ATP-binding protein — MKLAVYGKGGIGKSTTSCNISVALAKRGKKVLQIGCDPKHDSTFTLTGFLIPTIIDTLQEKDYHYEDVWPEDVIYKGYGGVDCVEAGGPPAGAGCGGYVVGETVKLLKELNAFDEYDVILFDVLGDVVCGGFAAPLNYADYCMIVTDNGFDALFAANRIAASVREKSRTHPLRLAGLIGNRTSKRDLIEKYIEAVPMPVLEVLPLIEDIRVSRVKGKTLFEMAESDPSLSYVCDYYLNIADQILARPEGVVPNDAPDRELFSLLSDFYLNPSKPQVRNPEEELDLMIV; from the coding sequence GTGAAACTAGCAGTTTACGGAAAAGGTGGAATCGGTAAATCCACAACTAGCTGTAACATCTCCGTCGCCCTAGCCAAACGCGGTAAAAAAGTTCTGCAAATTGGCTGCGACCCAAAACATGACAGCACCTTCACCCTGACTGGGTTTTTGATTCCGACGATTATTGACACCCTCCAAGAAAAGGACTACCACTACGAAGATGTCTGGCCTGAAGATGTAATTTATAAAGGCTACGGTGGTGTCGATTGTGTCGAAGCTGGTGGTCCACCCGCAGGTGCTGGATGTGGCGGCTATGTTGTGGGCGAAACCGTAAAATTACTTAAAGAACTCAACGCTTTTGATGAGTACGATGTAATTCTGTTTGACGTTCTGGGGGACGTTGTTTGTGGCGGTTTTGCCGCACCACTAAATTATGCAGATTACTGTATGATTGTGACTGATAATGGCTTTGATGCCTTGTTTGCAGCCAATCGCATTGCTGCTTCAGTCAGGGAAAAATCCCGCACTCATCCACTGCGTCTAGCAGGTTTAATTGGCAATCGCACCTCCAAGCGTGATTTAATTGAGAAATACATAGAAGCGGTGCCCATGCCAGTTTTAGAAGTGTTACCTTTGATTGAAGACATTCGCGTTTCTCGTGTTAAAGGTAAGACTTTGTTTGAAATGGCAGAGTCAGACCCATCTTTAAGCTACGTTTGCGATTATTATCTTAATATTGCCGACCAGATTCTGGCGCGTCCCGAAGGCGTAGTACCAAATGACGCTCCAGATCGTGAGTTGTTCTCTTTGTTATCAGATTTTTATCTAAATCCGAGTAAACCACAGGTGCGGAATCCAGAAGAGGAACTAGACTTGATGATTGTATAA
- the cydB gene encoding cytochrome d ubiquinol oxidase subunit II, whose product MAALLHFLPEVWFVILALFLFLYVMLDGFDLGVGILSLTSSDEERRSILMTSLGNVWDANETWLVLMGGALFGAFPLAYGTILSALYIPIFIMIFGLIFRAVAFEFREHSHRKFFWNFAFGAGSFLAALGQGFALGSVIEGIKVDEAGHFIGSTWDWLDWRSLLVALTLIQGYVLIGSTYLILKTEGPLQKTHFRTAKIAAVTTLIGAILITIATPVFYETARTRLFSPPLVYIFAVIPALGVLLVWLLLQSLNREQERTPIIWTILIFLLTFIGLGLIVFPYIIPTQITIYQAAASPSALVFMIIFVGFLIPIMLFYNIYQYVVFRGKVAGSAYGE is encoded by the coding sequence ATGGCAGCATTATTGCACTTCCTTCCCGAAGTTTGGTTTGTCATTCTGGCGCTGTTCCTGTTTCTTTACGTCATGTTAGACGGATTTGACTTGGGTGTTGGTATCCTGTCCCTAACCAGTTCTGACGAAGAACGGCGCAGCATTTTAATGACGAGTCTCGGTAACGTTTGGGATGCTAACGAAACCTGGCTGGTGTTGATGGGTGGGGCGTTGTTTGGCGCTTTTCCCCTGGCTTATGGTACCATTTTGAGTGCCCTATATATCCCAATTTTCATCATGATCTTTGGGTTGATTTTCCGGGCGGTGGCCTTTGAGTTTCGGGAACATTCCCATCGCAAGTTTTTTTGGAACTTCGCCTTTGGTGCCGGTAGCTTCCTGGCCGCTTTGGGACAGGGTTTCGCTCTCGGTAGCGTGATTGAAGGGATTAAAGTAGATGAGGCGGGTCATTTCATTGGTTCTACCTGGGATTGGTTAGACTGGCGATCGCTCTTAGTCGCCCTGACTCTGATTCAAGGTTATGTGCTGATTGGTTCGACATACCTAATTTTGAAAACTGAAGGTCCACTGCAAAAAACCCATTTTCGCACCGCCAAAATTGCCGCTGTGACAACGCTAATCGGTGCAATTTTGATTACCATCGCCACCCCTGTCTTTTACGAAACTGCACGCACACGCCTTTTTAGTCCGCCTCTGGTTTATATCTTTGCGGTAATTCCTGCGCTGGGTGTGCTTCTGGTCTGGCTACTATTGCAAAGCCTCAACCGTGAGCAAGAACGCACTCCGATCATCTGGACAATTTTGATTTTTCTGCTCACCTTTATTGGGTTGGGGCTGATTGTGTTTCCCTATATCATTCCTACCCAAATCACTATCTATCAAGCAGCAGCTTCCCCCAGCGCCTTAGTGTTCATGATTATTTTCGTGGGCTTCTTGATCCCGATCATGTTGTTCTATAACATCTACCAATATGTGGTATTCCGGGGTAAGGTGGCGGGTAGCGCCTATGGTGAATAG
- a CDS encoding cytochrome ubiquinol oxidase subunit I, producing the protein MDFLSDTVVLSRMQFALTAIFHMLWPVLTTGMGIYLVIVEGLWLKTRNPDYYHHARFWSKLYVLNFGIGVASGLPMEFQFGTNWAPFSEAVGDFFGSILGFEGAMAFMLEAGFLGIMLFGWGRVHPVIHYLATIMVAFGANLSTFWILVANSWLQTPSGGEMVNGKFIVSDYFQAILNPFMVKSVLHMFFATLETSLFVIGGISAWYILKERNQAFFTKSLKIVLAAAIAVAPLQVYIGHLSAEQVYHYQPTKLAAMEAKWETSPAGQPADWTLLALPDEKAQKNTWELSIPQGLGYILEFKKNLSEPVQGLKEWKPENRPHMVGLIYYSFRIMSGIGFFLVGLMLWSALQWVLGKLSPELITQQKWLLRAWIFAAPLGYIAVESGWIVRCVGRQPWTLYGQIRTADAASHIPASNVLTSLTTFAVIYSILLFSTLYFGSRIINKGPNLQLPVPGLDNQPAIDPTPTEFVPDQRPVET; encoded by the coding sequence ATGGATTTTTTGTCAGATACCGTTGTGTTATCACGGATGCAGTTTGCGCTAACAGCCATCTTCCACATGCTGTGGCCTGTCCTGACCACGGGGATGGGTATTTATCTAGTTATCGTGGAAGGGCTGTGGCTAAAAACACGTAATCCAGACTACTATCATCATGCCCGATTCTGGTCTAAACTCTACGTCCTTAACTTCGGTATTGGTGTTGCATCAGGATTGCCAATGGAATTTCAATTTGGCACAAATTGGGCACCTTTCTCCGAAGCTGTGGGTGATTTTTTTGGCAGCATTCTTGGTTTTGAAGGAGCAATGGCCTTCATGCTAGAAGCCGGATTTCTGGGCATTATGTTGTTTGGCTGGGGGCGAGTTCACCCGGTGATTCACTACTTAGCCACCATTATGGTGGCATTTGGGGCAAACTTGTCTACCTTCTGGATTCTGGTTGCTAATTCCTGGCTACAAACCCCATCGGGTGGGGAAATGGTGAATGGTAAATTCATCGTCAGCGATTATTTCCAAGCAATTCTTAATCCCTTCATGGTGAAAAGCGTGTTGCACATGTTTTTTGCGACCCTGGAAACCTCTTTATTTGTGATTGGTGGCATCAGCGCTTGGTATATTCTCAAAGAACGCAATCAAGCTTTTTTTACCAAATCACTAAAAATTGTTTTAGCAGCTGCGATCGCAGTTGCTCCACTCCAAGTCTACATCGGTCATTTAAGTGCCGAACAAGTTTATCATTACCAGCCCACCAAACTAGCAGCAATGGAAGCGAAGTGGGAAACATCCCCCGCTGGACAGCCTGCAGATTGGACTTTGCTAGCATTACCCGATGAAAAGGCGCAAAAAAACACCTGGGAACTCTCAATTCCCCAAGGCTTGGGATACATTTTAGAGTTCAAAAAGAATCTTTCCGAACCCGTCCAGGGACTCAAGGAATGGAAACCAGAAAATCGCCCCCATATGGTGGGCTTAATTTATTACTCTTTCCGCATCATGAGCGGAATTGGTTTCTTCTTAGTCGGCTTAATGCTATGGAGTGCTTTGCAGTGGGTTTTAGGTAAACTCTCGCCAGAGTTGATTACTCAACAAAAATGGCTACTGCGTGCCTGGATTTTTGCTGCGCCCTTGGGCTACATTGCCGTAGAATCAGGTTGGATTGTCCGCTGTGTAGGAAGACAACCCTGGACGTTGTATGGGCAGATTCGCACGGCTGATGCTGCATCCCATATTCCCGCTAGTAATGTCTTGACATCTTTGACAACCTTTGCTGTAATCTACAGCATTTTGTTGTTCTCAACCCTGTATTTCGGTAGCCGGATTATCAACAAAGGCCCTAACTTACAGCTACCCGTACCAGGATTAGACAACCAACCCGCTATCGATCCCACCCCAACGGAATTTGTCCCCGATCAACGTCCAGTAGAAACTTAA
- a CDS encoding TIGR02450 family Trp-rich protein translates to MTKKQKFPYLVGSKWTAQQKVDGWRHFLVVNRKNQAKWVYAEMVAACDPQVRFWINAKLLQDSSQWQSGWQTLQEIEQITGDKSCGGQSKI, encoded by the coding sequence ATGACTAAAAAACAAAAATTTCCTTACCTTGTAGGCTCTAAATGGACCGCGCAGCAGAAAGTAGATGGTTGGCGACATTTCCTAGTCGTGAACCGCAAAAATCAGGCAAAATGGGTTTATGCCGAAATGGTTGCAGCTTGTGATCCGCAAGTGCGCTTCTGGATCAATGCCAAGTTATTACAGGATAGCTCCCAGTGGCAATCTGGCTGGCAAACATTACAAGAAATTGAGCAGATTACAGGCGATAAATCATGCGGGGGACAATCCAAGATTTAA
- a CDS encoding Hsp70 family protein — MAIAIDFGTSNTVIARWNPVTQQPETLNLPGLSIQLSLNPPLIPSLVYVEQASLGKVLVGQQVRDRGLDLKGESRFFRSFKRGIGANIQGFLPELDGQIITFEQVGQWFLTQVISQLAPQEGGLDSLVLTVPVDSFEAYRHWLGQVCQALPVEQVRMIDEPTAAALGYGLADQEILLVIDFGGGTLDLSLVQLNQGAQASNKPLGFLLKWGNKSLAQDSKQKVKTARVLAKAGQNLGGTDIDTWLVDYFAQTQGMAVSPLTTRLAERVKIQLSTQTQASEVYFDDETFESYELELNRDTLDNILKEHAFFELLDESMTNLLQQARRQGIEIADINAVLLVGGTVQLPAVQTWVKQYFPPEKIRCERPFEAIAQGALQLAQGVEIKDFLYHSYGIRYWDRRNSRHSWHPIIKAGQAYPMSQPVELVLGASVENQPSIELIMGELGADTGSTEVYFDGDRLITRRLDNGQTSVKPLNDQEGARSIAQLTPAGYPGSDRIKIMFLVDEQGFLRITVEDLLTSDTLVENQLVAQLS, encoded by the coding sequence ATGGCGATCGCAATTGATTTTGGTACTAGTAACACAGTTATTGCTCGCTGGAACCCTGTAACCCAGCAGCCAGAAACCCTAAATCTACCAGGGTTATCCATTCAGTTAAGTCTCAACCCACCACTGATTCCCAGCTTAGTTTATGTAGAGCAAGCAAGCCTTGGTAAAGTATTAGTAGGGCAACAAGTGCGCGATCGCGGTCTTGACCTCAAGGGCGAATCACGATTTTTCCGCAGTTTCAAACGGGGAATTGGTGCGAATATCCAAGGTTTCCTACCGGAACTCGATGGACAAATCATCACCTTTGAGCAAGTGGGACAATGGTTCCTCACTCAAGTAATCTCCCAACTAGCACCACAAGAAGGGGGTTTAGACTCCCTAGTTTTAACCGTACCAGTAGACAGTTTTGAAGCTTATCGTCACTGGTTGGGGCAAGTTTGTCAAGCCCTCCCCGTCGAACAAGTGCGGATGATCGATGAACCCACCGCTGCTGCTTTAGGTTATGGCTTGGCTGATCAAGAAATATTGTTAGTCATTGACTTTGGTGGTGGCACCTTAGATTTATCTCTGGTACAGTTAAATCAAGGGGCGCAAGCAAGTAATAAACCTTTGGGATTTCTGCTGAAGTGGGGGAATAAATCCTTAGCTCAAGATTCCAAACAAAAGGTAAAAACGGCGCGTGTTTTGGCGAAAGCTGGGCAAAATTTAGGCGGTACAGATATTGATACTTGGTTAGTAGATTACTTTGCTCAAACTCAAGGAATGGCGGTTAGTCCATTGACGACGCGACTAGCGGAACGGGTGAAAATTCAGTTATCAACCCAAACCCAAGCGAGTGAAGTTTATTTTGATGATGAAACATTTGAAAGCTATGAATTAGAACTCAACCGCGACACTTTAGATAATATCCTCAAAGAACACGCATTTTTTGAGTTATTAGATGAATCAATGACAAATTTGTTGCAGCAAGCCCGCCGTCAAGGGATAGAAATAGCAGATATTAATGCAGTATTATTAGTTGGTGGGACTGTACAATTACCAGCGGTACAGACATGGGTGAAACAATATTTTCCACCTGAGAAAATTCGTTGTGAGCGTCCGTTTGAAGCCATAGCCCAAGGTGCATTACAGTTAGCACAAGGGGTAGAAATTAAAGACTTTCTCTACCATAGTTATGGTATCCGTTATTGGGACAGGCGCAACAGTCGTCATAGTTGGCACCCAATTATTAAAGCTGGACAGGCGTATCCCATGAGTCAGCCAGTAGAATTAGTTTTAGGCGCTTCTGTGGAGAATCAACCCAGTATAGAATTAATTATGGGAGAATTGGGAGCAGACACAGGCTCAACTGAAGTTTATTTTGATGGCGATCGCTTAATTACGCGTCGTTTAGATAATGGTCAAACCAGCGTCAAACCGCTGAATGATCAAGAAGGTGCTAGAAGTATTGCTCAATTGACACCAGCTGGATATCCGGGGAGCGATCGCATTAAGATTATGTTTCTAGTTGATGAGCAAGGGTTTTTGCGAATCACCGTTGAGGATTTGTTGACAAGTGATACCCTGGTGGAAAATCAACTTGTGGCGCAGTTGAGTTAA
- a CDS encoding glycosyltransferase family 2 protein encodes MGNSVVGETVFFSVVIPTYNRLPILEKSLRALEAQELAGNTPITGYEIVLVDDGSTDGTLAWLAEHKEEFPHVRCFEQDHSGPSAARNLGVEQALGDTIIFIDSDLVVLDNFLQAHADALMLGQKKLGSDRLFTYGAVINTSNFANPTAEPYKLTDFSAAFFATGNVAIAKHWLLEAGLFDTSFQLYGWEDLELGVRLKKLGLQLIKCPAAVGYHWHPPFNLEQIPRLIEKEIERGRMGVLFYEKHPTWEVRMMIQMTWLHRLLWGILSLNGTLNERTMTPFLRWLINLGKPQLALEIARIFLNWYNVKGVYEAYAQSQVRS; translated from the coding sequence ATGGGTAATAGTGTTGTGGGTGAGACTGTGTTTTTTAGCGTTGTTATACCGACTTATAATCGTCTACCGATTTTGGAAAAATCTCTCCGCGCCTTAGAGGCCCAGGAGTTGGCTGGTAATACTCCGATTACTGGTTACGAAATTGTCTTAGTAGATGATGGCTCTACTGATGGCACATTAGCATGGTTAGCCGAACACAAAGAAGAATTTCCCCATGTGCGGTGTTTTGAGCAGGATCATAGCGGTCCTTCGGCGGCGCGGAATTTGGGGGTAGAACAGGCACTAGGGGATACAATTATCTTTATTGATAGTGATTTAGTAGTCCTGGATAATTTCCTGCAAGCTCATGCAGATGCACTGATGCTGGGACAAAAGAAATTGGGGAGCGATCGCCTGTTTACCTACGGTGCAGTAATTAATACTAGCAATTTCGCTAACCCCACCGCCGAACCTTATAAACTCACAGATTTTTCTGCTGCATTTTTTGCGACAGGAAATGTCGCCATAGCCAAACATTGGCTTTTAGAAGCTGGACTTTTTGACACCAGCTTTCAACTCTATGGTTGGGAAGATTTAGAATTAGGTGTGCGGCTAAAAAAACTGGGTTTACAACTAATTAAATGTCCAGCCGCCGTCGGCTATCATTGGCATCCACCATTTAATTTAGAACAAATTCCCCGCTTAATTGAAAAAGAAATTGAACGCGGACGCATGGGCGTTTTGTTTTATGAAAAACATCCCACTTGGGAAGTGCGGATGATGATTCAAATGACTTGGTTGCATCGCTTACTGTGGGGAATTCTCTCACTCAATGGCACTCTTAACGAAAGGACAATGACGCCATTTTTGCGCTGGTTAATTAATTTAGGTAAACCGCAGTTAGCTTTAGAAATTGCGCGGATTTTCCTGAATTGGTATAACGTTAAGGGCGTTTATGAAGCCTACGCGCAAAGTCAAGTGAGGAGTTGA
- a CDS encoding transposase produces MRQVEKHIIKEGHDWFDYCSDITTISRQLYNTAQFTQRQGFFYGWGTQTQAGLDSLFKQNENYKAISAKVAQLVLKQNADAWIAYYKALVAYKLEPTKFTGRPKPPNYVDDKNLIKFNNQAIGKKEFSKGSVVPSMSPIRIPVKPGLKFEDLCEVRIIPKTGCFVIEIVYEITELSEFFCSLNPELNAAIDIGLDNLATIVFNDLSEQPIIVNGKPLKSANQFYNKQIAKFRGFLPHGKGKSRRIANIVRNRNQFIDSYLHQSTKMIVDELLSLGITHVSIGKNEQWKTRLNLGKRTNQNFTQIPHAKFIEILTYKLVRVGITVKVAEESYTSKASAIDWDIIPTYQPNNKIKHVFSGKRVKRAWYISKNGLKIHADVNAGYNIGRKSNPEGFDCLQSILRDRGCLVVHPRRITPLFKRVHAESRVA; encoded by the coding sequence ATGCGTCAAGTAGAAAAGCACATAATCAAAGAAGGACATGACTGGTTTGATTATTGTAGTGACATTACCACTATTTCTCGGCAGCTTTACAACACTGCTCAATTCACTCAGCGTCAAGGTTTTTTCTACGGATGGGGAACTCAAACCCAAGCCGGCTTAGATAGTTTATTCAAACAAAACGAGAACTACAAAGCAATAAGCGCAAAAGTAGCTCAACTCGTATTAAAACAGAATGCAGATGCGTGGATTGCTTACTACAAAGCATTAGTGGCTTATAAACTTGAACCAACTAAGTTCACTGGTAGACCAAAACCACCTAATTATGTTGATGATAAGAACCTGATTAAGTTTAACAATCAAGCCATTGGCAAAAAAGAATTTAGTAAAGGTTCGGTTGTCCCGTCAATGTCGCCAATCAGAATCCCGGTAAAGCCTGGACTAAAGTTTGAGGACTTGTGTGAGGTACGAATTATCCCAAAAACTGGATGCTTCGTTATCGAAATAGTCTATGAAATTACCGAGTTGTCAGAGTTTTTTTGTAGTTTGAATCCTGAACTGAATGCGGCGATAGATATTGGTTTAGATAATCTAGCGACGATTGTTTTCAACGACTTGAGCGAACAGCCAATTATCGTAAACGGGAAACCATTAAAATCAGCCAACCAATTTTATAACAAGCAGATCGCCAAGTTTCGAGGTTTTCTGCCTCATGGTAAAGGTAAATCAAGGCGAATCGCAAACATCGTCCGCAACCGTAATCAATTTATAGATTCATATTTGCATCAATCCACAAAAATGATTGTGGATGAACTTCTATCTCTTGGTATAACTCACGTCTCAATCGGGAAAAACGAACAATGGAAAACACGTCTTAATTTAGGTAAACGTACAAACCAAAATTTTACTCAAATACCACATGCTAAATTTATCGAGATACTGACTTACAAATTAGTTAGAGTCGGTATTACCGTTAAGGTAGCAGAAGAATCTTACACAAGTAAGGCTTCAGCGATTGATTGGGACATCATCCCAACTTATCAACCTAACAACAAGATCAAGCATGTATTCTCAGGAAAACGTGTCAAACGTGCGTGGTATATCAGTAAAAATGGTTTGAAGATTCATGCTGACGTGAACGCAGGGTACAACATCGGCAGAAAAAGTAATCCTGAAGGATTTGACTGTCTCCAGTCTATTCTAAGGGATAGGGGGTGTCTGGTAGTACATCCAAGGCGGATAACTCCACTATTTAAGCGTGTCCATGCTGAAAGTAGAGTCGCTTAA